A genomic stretch from Corynebacterium faecale includes:
- a CDS encoding amidohydrolase produces the protein MNALLENLANTRAEREELYKWFHRNPELSSAEFNTIERIRAELKGMDIDQLIDVTATGAVAIINNGDGPVVALRGDIDALPVAEQTGLDYASEIHGVMHACGHDFHITTLLSAVDVFSSNRDAWSGTLVAVFQPAEETASGARAMVDADIANVMPIPDVYLGQHVMASQAGVVSMPETAVMSTMESIRVRIFGAGSHGSMPHLGVDPIVLAAHIITRLQTVVAREISPFDFGVVTVGAINAGTKSNIIPESAELLINTRAMSTEIQAKIRTAIERIVRSECQTAGSPKEPTFEYYDRAPLTFNDADARSVVADAFTEVFGDEYEVVPPSTASEDFSVIPDALGVPYVFWFVGGYEDPENAPGNHSPFFAPAIQPTLDRSLEAFIAAASAWLIRD, from the coding sequence ATGAACGCACTTCTGGAGAATCTGGCCAACACCCGCGCCGAGCGTGAGGAATTGTACAAGTGGTTCCACCGGAACCCTGAGCTGTCCAGCGCAGAGTTCAACACCATCGAGCGGATCCGTGCCGAGCTCAAGGGCATGGATATCGATCAACTCATCGACGTCACCGCCACCGGTGCGGTGGCGATCATCAACAACGGTGACGGCCCGGTGGTGGCCCTGCGTGGCGATATCGACGCCCTCCCTGTCGCCGAACAAACCGGCCTTGATTACGCCTCAGAAATCCACGGGGTCATGCACGCCTGCGGCCATGACTTCCACATCACCACCCTGCTCAGCGCCGTTGATGTCTTCTCCTCAAACAGAGATGCCTGGTCCGGAACCCTGGTGGCGGTGTTCCAGCCGGCGGAGGAGACCGCCTCCGGCGCACGTGCGATGGTTGACGCTGATATCGCCAACGTGATGCCCATCCCGGATGTCTACCTCGGCCAACACGTCATGGCTTCCCAGGCCGGCGTGGTCTCCATGCCGGAGACCGCCGTGATGTCCACCATGGAATCCATCCGCGTCCGAATCTTCGGTGCCGGCTCACACGGTTCCATGCCCCACCTGGGAGTGGATCCAATCGTGTTGGCCGCACACATCATCACCCGTCTCCAGACCGTGGTCGCCCGCGAGATCTCCCCCTTTGATTTCGGTGTGGTGACCGTCGGCGCGATCAACGCCGGAACCAAATCCAATATCATCCCGGAATCAGCAGAACTCCTGATCAACACCCGCGCCATGTCTACGGAGATCCAGGCGAAGATCCGCACCGCCATTGAACGGATCGTGCGCAGCGAATGCCAGACTGCCGGCTCCCCGAAGGAACCCACCTTTGAATACTATGACCGTGCACCCCTGACCTTCAACGATGCCGATGCCCGCAGCGTGGTCGCAGACGCCTTCACGGAAGTGTTTGGAGATGAGTATGAGGTCGTTCCACCTTCCACCGCCTCTGAGGATTTCTCCGTGATCCCTGATGCCCTCGGGGTTCCCTATGTGTTCTGGTTCGTGGGTGGCTACGAGGATCCGGAGAATGCCCCCGGCAACCACTCCCCCTTCTTCGCCCCGGCGATCCAACCCACCCTGGACCGCAGCCTGGAAGCGTTCATCGCTGCTGCATCTGCCTGGTTGATCCGGGACTGA
- a CDS encoding DUF5635 domain-containing protein, which yields MREHGFLRRKTVEKEVQLILGSEKQGRLTRTTETQSVDLKEEAGRRNGSAIEPGKAENSQAAIQLADESACMSNSPGGGALIVGVEDRTGQVIGTELDQDWLRHNIFQKVGIAPDIIVEEIAGHRLLVLYIAESREPVEDTKGRIRWRVGDHCTPVDRAQWWEHRDEAVQKDSMAESSMVSVDAVRPQAMELARQWFDAPTALDDEEILRRTGALRSDGALSQAGSLLFTTAGRSFLDFTEFDVPGGNVANYMAMNPELSLLEQLAEMEKVISGVNTAITVERGFHHEQVRRIPPLAIREALLNGVIHRDWNRNAATEVRWTDLDSSLRVLSPGGFPGEVNAGNILSNREARYPALADLFRALGLVDKQGVGVDRMYRDMIILGHQPPLITELPGQYVECVLVGGEPVSPIVNCVRAITPSARQQDFRVAIILHQLLHRSFITVEILTGALQAGAQAARVALETARQSTVQAQPLIRRYKDVWILGETARSLVSSAYDPDSAFPFVAYLSTVQEEQSRVVDEWLVNHDAITTGDLAELTGTARGTAKRTLETLAENGVVEPVGKGRASRYERV from the coding sequence ATGAGGGAACATGGGTTCTTAAGACGCAAAACAGTTGAGAAAGAAGTTCAACTGATTCTGGGCAGTGAGAAGCAGGGCCGTCTCACCCGAACAACGGAAACTCAATCAGTAGATCTGAAGGAGGAAGCTGGCCGACGTAATGGTTCAGCAATCGAACCTGGAAAGGCCGAGAATTCTCAAGCCGCGATCCAGCTGGCAGATGAATCAGCCTGCATGTCGAATTCTCCGGGTGGCGGAGCACTGATCGTCGGGGTGGAGGACCGGACCGGGCAGGTGATCGGCACCGAGCTGGACCAAGACTGGCTGCGGCATAACATCTTTCAAAAGGTTGGAATTGCCCCTGACATCATTGTGGAAGAGATTGCTGGCCACCGGCTGTTAGTCCTGTATATCGCGGAATCACGTGAGCCGGTGGAAGACACCAAGGGACGGATCCGATGGCGGGTCGGCGACCACTGCACCCCGGTCGATCGCGCGCAATGGTGGGAACACCGCGATGAAGCTGTTCAGAAAGACAGCATGGCAGAAAGTTCCATGGTCTCGGTTGATGCTGTGCGTCCGCAGGCCATGGAGCTGGCGAGGCAGTGGTTCGATGCTCCTACTGCCTTGGATGATGAAGAGATTCTGCGCAGGACAGGTGCTCTACGCTCAGATGGAGCCCTCTCCCAAGCCGGTTCCCTCCTGTTCACTACAGCGGGACGTTCATTTCTGGACTTCACCGAATTTGATGTGCCGGGAGGAAATGTGGCCAATTATATGGCGATGAATCCTGAGCTCTCACTCCTTGAACAACTCGCAGAGATGGAGAAAGTCATCTCCGGTGTCAATACTGCGATCACGGTGGAGCGTGGTTTTCATCATGAACAGGTCCGGCGTATCCCTCCTCTGGCGATCAGGGAAGCACTGCTCAATGGAGTCATCCATCGGGACTGGAACCGGAATGCTGCCACTGAGGTCCGGTGGACGGATCTGGATAGTTCACTCAGGGTGTTAAGTCCCGGTGGCTTTCCCGGAGAGGTGAACGCCGGAAATATTCTCAGTAACAGGGAAGCGAGATATCCCGCCCTGGCCGACTTGTTCCGCGCCCTTGGTCTTGTGGATAAGCAGGGTGTGGGTGTTGATCGAATGTACCGGGACATGATCATTTTAGGTCACCAACCTCCCCTGATCACGGAATTGCCGGGGCAGTACGTGGAGTGTGTTCTTGTCGGGGGTGAGCCCGTGTCGCCGATCGTCAACTGCGTGAGAGCAATAACCCCATCTGCGCGCCAGCAGGACTTTCGTGTGGCCATTATTCTGCATCAACTTTTGCACAGGTCATTCATCACAGTGGAAATCCTCACTGGGGCACTCCAGGCGGGAGCGCAGGCTGCCCGTGTGGCTTTAGAGACCGCCCGTCAGTCCACCGTGCAGGCGCAACCACTCATCAGGCGATATAAAGACGTGTGGATACTGGGTGAAACTGCCCGGTCACTGGTGTCCTCTGCCTATGACCCCGACAGTGCTTTTCCCTTTGTTGCCTATCTGTCTACGGTTCAAGAGGAGCAGTCGCGCGTGGTCGATGAATGGCTTGTGAATCATGATGCCATCACCACGGGAGATCTTGCGGAACTAACCGGAACAGCGCGGGGAACCGCCAAGCGCACTCTTGAGACACTGGCAGAGAATGGCGTGGTGGAGCCTGTGGGCAAGGGGCGGGCATCTCGCTACGAAAGGGTCTAA
- a CDS encoding adenylosuccinate synthase has translation MAAIVIVGAQWGDEGKGKATDILGGLVDYVVKPNGGNNAGHTVVVGGEKYELKLLPAGVLSETAVPILGNGVVINLEALFEEIDGLEARGADASRLRISANAHLVAPYHQVMDRVQERFLGKRAIGTTGRGIGPTYQDKVGRVGIRVQDIFDESILRQKIESALDVKNQTLVKMYNRKAIVAEEIVQYFLGYADRLRPMVVDSTLMLNQALDEGKHVLMEGGQATMLDVDHGTYPFVTSSNPTSGGACVGSGVGPTRITSTLGIIKAYTTRVGAGPFPTELFDKWGEYLQTVGGEVGVNTGRKRRCGWYDSVIARYASRVNGFTDYFLTKLDVLTGIGEIPICVAYEVDGVRFDEMPMTQSEFHHAKPIFETMPAWDEDITGCRTFEELPQKAQDYVRRLEELSGARFSYIGVGPGRDQTIMLHDVMAS, from the coding sequence ATGGCTGCAATCGTTATTGTCGGCGCCCAATGGGGCGATGAAGGCAAGGGTAAGGCCACGGATATTCTCGGCGGACTCGTCGACTACGTGGTTAAGCCCAATGGCGGCAACAACGCCGGACACACCGTTGTTGTGGGCGGAGAGAAGTATGAGCTGAAGCTCCTTCCCGCCGGTGTCCTCTCCGAGACGGCCGTCCCCATCCTGGGCAACGGTGTCGTGATTAACCTGGAGGCACTCTTCGAGGAGATCGACGGGCTCGAGGCCCGCGGTGCAGATGCCTCCCGCCTGCGTATCTCCGCCAACGCCCACCTGGTGGCTCCTTATCATCAGGTCATGGACCGGGTGCAGGAACGATTCCTGGGCAAGCGTGCCATCGGCACCACCGGACGTGGCATCGGCCCGACCTACCAGGACAAGGTCGGTCGCGTGGGCATCCGCGTGCAGGACATCTTTGATGAGTCCATTCTTCGCCAGAAGATCGAATCCGCACTGGATGTGAAGAACCAGACCCTGGTCAAGATGTACAACCGCAAGGCCATCGTGGCCGAGGAGATCGTCCAGTACTTCCTGGGTTATGCCGACCGCCTGCGCCCGATGGTGGTTGACTCCACCCTGATGCTCAACCAGGCACTCGATGAAGGCAAGCATGTTCTCATGGAGGGTGGCCAGGCCACCATGCTGGATGTGGACCACGGCACCTACCCGTTCGTGACCTCCTCCAACCCGACCTCCGGCGGTGCCTGCGTTGGTTCCGGTGTCGGTCCGACCCGCATCACCTCCACCCTGGGCATCATCAAGGCCTACACCACCCGCGTTGGTGCAGGTCCGTTCCCAACCGAGCTTTTCGACAAATGGGGCGAGTACCTCCAGACCGTCGGTGGCGAGGTCGGCGTCAACACCGGACGCAAGCGTCGCTGCGGCTGGTATGACTCCGTGATCGCCCGCTACGCATCCCGCGTCAATGGTTTCACCGACTACTTCCTCACCAAGTTGGATGTGTTGACCGGCATCGGTGAAATCCCGATCTGTGTCGCCTACGAGGTTGATGGCGTGCGTTTCGACGAAATGCCCATGACGCAGTCTGAATTCCACCACGCCAAGCCCATCTTCGAGACCATGCCTGCATGGGACGAGGACATCACCGGTTGCCGCACCTTCGAGGAACTCCCGCAGAAGGCCCAGGACTATGTCCGCCGCCTTGAGGAACTCTCCGGGGCACGGTTCTCCTACATCGGTGTCGGCCCTGGCCGTGACCAGACCATCATGCTGCACGATGTGATGGCTTCTTAG
- a CDS encoding FUSC family protein — translation MAKKKLGTIARLHEIDTSLRNRLIRVRSRVMFILQSAIGAGVAFWFAVEVAGHPQPFFAPMACVIILGLSGGDRVKRATELTLGCALGVGLGDLLVMQIGSGYWQIFLVVLAALTVASFVSKAPLVSNQMAVGGILIATILPPSEGGGLDRMVDALIGGVVGILVIALLPSSPLRAGRQEVANVLGIVSSVLDDVADALRRQDSRALDQALRAIRNSQTDVDKLKTAASSGKEQATLSPFLWSNRGRIRSLFRILSPVDNSIRNSRVLARRALVLTQDGDEVSTDQIEVIEEIAAIALSLSDLYERHREISEATEIPELVRRLRHLGARVGTDIAEGRVLSAQVILAQSRSIIVDLLQICGMSRESSVAVLVPTSDSPAYPPEVWVEEDEEA, via the coding sequence ATGGCCAAGAAGAAGCTCGGGACCATTGCCCGACTCCATGAGATAGACACCTCACTCCGCAACCGCCTCATCCGCGTCCGGTCACGCGTGATGTTTATTCTGCAATCGGCGATCGGCGCGGGTGTCGCGTTCTGGTTCGCGGTGGAGGTTGCAGGCCATCCCCAGCCCTTCTTCGCGCCCATGGCCTGCGTGATCATCCTCGGTCTCTCCGGCGGTGACCGGGTCAAACGCGCCACAGAACTGACCCTGGGGTGTGCCCTGGGCGTGGGCCTCGGTGATCTGCTGGTCATGCAGATCGGATCGGGATACTGGCAGATATTCCTGGTGGTGCTCGCCGCCCTGACCGTGGCCTCATTCGTGTCCAAGGCCCCTCTGGTGAGCAACCAGATGGCGGTCGGCGGCATCCTCATCGCCACAATCCTGCCGCCGAGTGAAGGCGGTGGTCTGGACCGCATGGTCGATGCCCTCATCGGCGGTGTGGTGGGCATCCTGGTCATCGCGCTCCTGCCGTCCTCGCCGCTGCGCGCCGGCCGGCAGGAGGTGGCCAACGTGTTGGGCATTGTCTCCAGTGTGCTCGACGACGTGGCTGATGCTTTGCGACGACAAGACTCCCGCGCCCTGGACCAGGCCCTGCGAGCAATCCGTAACTCCCAGACGGATGTGGACAAACTGAAGACCGCCGCCTCCTCGGGCAAGGAACAGGCCACATTATCCCCATTTCTCTGGAGCAACCGTGGGCGGATCAGATCCCTGTTCCGAATCCTCTCACCGGTGGACAACTCCATCCGCAACAGTCGTGTGCTCGCACGCCGGGCGTTGGTGCTGACCCAGGACGGGGATGAGGTCAGCACGGATCAGATCGAAGTCATCGAAGAGATCGCAGCAATCGCCCTGAGCCTTTCCGATCTCTACGAACGACACCGTGAGATCAGCGAAGCCACCGAGATCCCCGAACTGGTACGCCGACTGCGGCATCTGGGTGCGCGCGTGGGCACCGACATCGCGGAGGGGCGTGTCCTCTCCGCGCAGGTGATCCTGGCCCAGTCGAGATCAATCATCGTGGATCTACTGCAGATCTGTGGCATGTCCAGGGAATCCTCCGTGGCGGTTCTGGTGCCCACCTCTGACAGCCCCGCCTACCCGCCTGAGGTGTGGGTCGAGGAGGACGAGGAGGCCTAA
- the fbaA gene encoding class II fructose-bisphosphate aldolase, with translation MPIATPEVYNEMLDRAKEGGFAFPAINCTSSETINAALKGFAEAESDGIIQFSTGGAEFGSGLGVKNKVKGAVALAAFAHEAAKSYGVNVALHTDHCQKEVLDEFVRPLLAISQERVDRGELPLFQSHMWDGSAVPIDENLAIAQELLAKSKAANIILEIEIGVVGGEEDGVEAKAGANLYTTHEDFEKTIDAIGTGENGRYLLAATFGNVHGVYKPGNVKLRPEILLEGQQVARKKLGLSDDALPFDFVFHGGSGSEKEKIEESLRYGVIKMNVDTDTQYAFTRPVASHMFENYNGVLKIDGEVGNKKAYDPRSYLKKAEQSMSERIIESCQDLKSVGKTTAK, from the coding sequence ATGCCAATCGCAACTCCCGAGGTCTACAACGAGATGCTCGATCGCGCCAAGGAGGGTGGCTTTGCCTTCCCGGCGATCAACTGTACCTCCTCGGAAACCATCAACGCTGCGCTGAAGGGCTTCGCTGAGGCGGAGTCCGACGGCATCATCCAGTTCTCCACCGGTGGTGCTGAGTTCGGTTCCGGTCTGGGCGTGAAGAACAAGGTCAAGGGTGCTGTCGCACTGGCTGCTTTCGCACACGAGGCTGCCAAGAGCTACGGCGTCAACGTTGCTCTGCACACCGACCACTGCCAGAAGGAAGTTCTGGACGAGTTCGTCCGCCCACTGCTGGCCATCTCCCAGGAGCGCGTTGACCGCGGCGAGCTTCCACTCTTCCAGTCCCACATGTGGGATGGATCTGCTGTCCCAATCGATGAGAACCTCGCCATCGCGCAGGAGCTGCTGGCCAAATCCAAGGCAGCCAACATCATCCTCGAAATTGAGATCGGCGTTGTCGGCGGCGAGGAAGACGGTGTTGAGGCCAAGGCTGGCGCCAACCTCTACACCACCCATGAGGACTTCGAGAAGACCATCGATGCCATCGGCACCGGTGAAAACGGCCGCTACCTGTTGGCCGCCACCTTCGGCAACGTCCACGGCGTGTACAAGCCAGGCAACGTGAAGCTGCGTCCTGAGATTCTCCTCGAGGGCCAGCAGGTTGCCCGCAAGAAGCTCGGCCTGTCCGATGACGCCCTGCCATTCGACTTCGTCTTCCACGGTGGCTCCGGCTCCGAGAAGGAGAAGATCGAGGAGTCACTGCGTTACGGTGTCATCAAGATGAACGTGGACACTGACACCCAGTACGCCTTCACCCGTCCGGTCGCATCCCACATGTTCGAGAACTACAACGGCGTTCTCAAGATCGACGGTGAAGTGGGCAACAAGAAGGCCTACGACCCACGCTCCTACCTGAAGAAGGCGGAGCAGTCCATGTCCGAGCGCATCATCGAGTCCTGCCAGGACCTCAAGTCCGTGGGCAAGACCACCGCGAAGTAG
- a CDS encoding glycoside hydrolase family 76 protein — MLDKWVNRADLAESAINERHSARVWGMPRTNLGYVAWPANAKEKLFVHWHYWWQAHYLDCLIDAARRRTTKARRDRIRHTMRGIAVRNVGKLTANKYYDDKAWLALAMGRSGRVRKIRVPKALKPLESNIVAGIDSLTGVLPWRSGETFYNVPSNGPAAIMMARTDRLEQAISITDWIFDNLIDMDGLVMDGLRMRMHGPELVRNIHPYCQGVALGACLEIALKLRERSGVSTTDVGSWRDADKSEDSLRYIAHIRALVDSISRHMANPHGVIDWDTGDGDGGLFKGILARYLADVAVRLPDDSAANRETRKKAARMVIESAESVWNHRLEVDGLPVFATDWTADARLPQNFGIGSSGINEIVSVVRVDERDLSVQLSGWMLMEAAAKVAEYVTGNRDEFTGRSV, encoded by the coding sequence GTGTTAGATAAATGGGTCAACCGCGCTGATCTCGCTGAATCAGCCATCAACGAGCGTCATTCCGCTCGTGTCTGGGGCATGCCCCGGACCAACCTGGGGTATGTGGCATGGCCGGCCAACGCCAAGGAGAAACTCTTCGTCCATTGGCACTACTGGTGGCAGGCACACTACCTCGACTGTCTGATCGATGCTGCCCGTCGACGCACCACCAAGGCCCGCCGGGATCGCATCCGTCACACCATGCGCGGCATCGCCGTGCGCAACGTGGGGAAGCTGACCGCCAACAAGTATTACGATGACAAGGCATGGTTGGCCCTGGCCATGGGGCGGTCCGGTCGGGTACGCAAGATCCGGGTGCCCAAGGCGCTCAAGCCGTTGGAGTCGAATATCGTCGCCGGGATCGATTCCCTCACCGGTGTGCTTCCGTGGCGCTCCGGGGAAACCTTCTACAATGTGCCCTCCAATGGGCCGGCCGCGATCATGATGGCGCGCACGGACCGCCTGGAGCAGGCCATCTCGATCACCGACTGGATCTTTGACAACCTCATCGATATGGATGGCCTGGTCATGGATGGCCTGCGCATGCGGATGCACGGTCCCGAACTGGTCCGCAACATCCACCCCTACTGCCAGGGAGTTGCGTTGGGAGCCTGCCTGGAGATCGCCCTGAAACTCCGGGAACGGTCAGGGGTGTCCACCACCGATGTGGGCAGCTGGCGGGATGCCGATAAATCAGAGGATTCACTCCGGTACATCGCGCATATCCGTGCACTGGTTGATTCGATCTCCCGCCACATGGCCAACCCCCACGGCGTGATCGACTGGGATACCGGTGATGGTGACGGTGGCCTGTTCAAGGGCATCCTTGCCCGCTATCTCGCGGATGTGGCGGTTCGCCTGCCGGATGATTCCGCCGCAAACCGGGAGACACGGAAGAAAGCTGCCCGGATGGTCATCGAATCTGCGGAGAGTGTGTGGAACCACCGCCTCGAGGTGGATGGTCTCCCTGTCTTCGCCACGGACTGGACCGCGGATGCCCGCCTGCCCCAGAACTTCGGTATCGGCTCCTCCGGAATTAATGAGATCGTCAGTGTGGTTCGCGTGGATGAGCGTGATCTGTCGGTGCAGTTGTCCGGTTGGATGCTCATGGAGGCTGCTGCCAAGGTGGCGGAGTATGTCACGGGGAACCGGGATGAATTCACGGGTCGTTCGGTTTAA
- a CDS encoding TrmH family RNA methyltransferase produces the protein MPVCPTVSSSASTTLTLDNAASVPGPTEWGESRVGKGPWEDENPGVPRPTDPRFDSELLESGDRRNVVDAYRYWTREAIVEDIDTRRHTLHVAIENFENDANIGTVVRTANAFAVDTVHIVGRRRWNRRGAMVTDRYQHLEHHPDVHSLLVWALRNDLTVVAIDNTPGSIPIETAELPEKCLLLFGQEGPGVTEAAREGALMTCSIAQFGSTRSINAGVAAGIAMHTWIRQHADLADSW, from the coding sequence ATGCCGGTCTGCCCTACCGTTTCCTCCTCGGCCTCGACGACCTTGACCTTGGATAACGCAGCCTCGGTTCCGGGTCCCACCGAATGGGGTGAATCGCGCGTGGGCAAAGGCCCCTGGGAGGATGAGAACCCCGGGGTGCCGCGTCCCACTGATCCGCGCTTCGACTCTGAGCTGCTGGAATCCGGCGACCGCCGCAACGTGGTGGATGCCTACCGTTATTGGACCCGCGAGGCGATCGTGGAGGACATTGACACGCGCAGACACACGCTGCATGTGGCGATCGAGAACTTCGAAAATGATGCCAACATCGGCACGGTGGTGCGCACCGCCAATGCCTTCGCGGTGGACACCGTTCACATCGTGGGCAGGCGTCGGTGGAACCGGCGAGGCGCCATGGTCACCGACCGCTATCAGCACCTGGAGCATCATCCGGATGTGCATTCGCTCCTGGTGTGGGCGCTCCGCAATGATCTCACCGTGGTGGCGATTGATAACACCCCGGGATCCATACCGATCGAGACCGCGGAACTGCCCGAGAAATGTCTTCTCCTCTTCGGGCAGGAGGGCCCTGGAGTGACAGAGGCGGCTCGTGAGGGCGCATTGATGACCTGTTCAATCGCACAATTCGGGTCCACCCGGTCCATCAATGCGGGTGTGGCGGCGGGTATTGCCATGCACACCTGGATCAGACAACACGCAGATCTGGCGGATTCCTGGTGA
- the pyrE gene encoding orotate phosphoribosyltransferase: protein MSAPHVNVELRAELAELIKELAVVHGEVTLSSGKKADYYIDVRRATLHSRASRLIGQLLRETTSDWDFDAVGGLTLGADPVATAIMHADGREINAFVVRKETKKHGMQRRIEGPDIVGKKVLVVEDTTTTGNSPLTAVEALREAGAEVIGVATVVDRNTGADKVIADAGLPYRFLLGLDDLDLG from the coding sequence ATGTCTGCACCTCATGTCAACGTCGAACTCCGCGCGGAATTGGCGGAACTGATCAAGGAACTGGCTGTCGTCCACGGAGAGGTCACCCTGTCCTCCGGCAAGAAGGCCGATTATTACATTGATGTCCGCCGGGCCACCCTGCATTCCCGCGCCTCGCGTCTGATCGGCCAGCTGCTGCGTGAAACCACCTCTGACTGGGATTTCGACGCAGTGGGGGGTCTCACCCTGGGTGCTGATCCGGTGGCCACCGCCATCATGCACGCTGATGGCCGCGAGATCAACGCCTTCGTGGTCCGCAAGGAGACCAAGAAGCATGGCATGCAGCGTCGCATCGAGGGCCCGGACATCGTGGGGAAGAAGGTTCTGGTGGTGGAGGACACCACCACCACCGGCAACTCACCGCTGACCGCCGTCGAAGCCCTGCGTGAGGCCGGAGCCGAAGTCATCGGTGTGGCCACCGTGGTGGACCGCAACACCGGTGCGGACAAGGTCATCGCCGATGCCGGTCTGCCCTACCGTTTCCTCCTCGGCCTCGACGACCTTGACCTTGGATAA
- a CDS encoding sulfurtransferase yields MTVSIAPSELAKSIHSGEKTTVLAAFWAPIEGAGLTLFRSEHIPTSLFCDPAMELSGIPGSAEGRNPLPPLPILAKAFRSWGLNTDREVVVYDQGRSLYASRAWWILRWAGIPNVRILDGGFRKWEEENHGHAGGPGNFPHFCNVRPNPGQMPVATIEDVRAHEGILIDARDPGRFAGRHEKLDLKAGHIPGAINIPARSLLNDDYTIKTPEEIRKYLAAAGVTSGDGVIVYSGSGNHSSQVLAAMEHAGLTGAAHYVPGWSQWSANPRNPVERSA; encoded by the coding sequence ATGACCGTGTCGATTGCCCCATCCGAACTAGCTAAATCGATCCATTCCGGCGAGAAGACAACCGTTCTCGCGGCGTTCTGGGCCCCCATCGAGGGCGCAGGACTGACCCTTTTCCGTTCAGAGCACATCCCCACCTCGCTCTTCTGTGACCCCGCCATGGAGCTTTCCGGCATTCCCGGTTCGGCTGAGGGCCGCAACCCCCTCCCACCGCTGCCTATTCTGGCCAAGGCGTTCCGCAGTTGGGGATTGAACACCGACCGTGAAGTGGTTGTCTATGACCAGGGTCGCAGCCTCTACGCTTCGCGTGCCTGGTGGATCCTGCGCTGGGCGGGTATTCCCAATGTTCGGATCCTTGATGGGGGGTTCCGCAAATGGGAGGAGGAGAATCACGGTCATGCCGGTGGTCCCGGAAACTTCCCACACTTTTGCAATGTCCGACCCAACCCGGGGCAGATGCCGGTGGCCACGATCGAGGATGTCCGCGCCCACGAGGGGATCCTCATTGATGCCCGCGACCCGGGTCGTTTCGCCGGTCGGCATGAAAAGCTTGACCTCAAGGCCGGCCATATCCCCGGTGCCATCAACATCCCCGCACGCTCCCTGCTCAATGATGATTACACCATCAAGACACCTGAAGAGATCCGCAAGTATTTAGCAGCCGCCGGTGTGACCAGCGGAGATGGTGTGATCGTCTACTCCGGTTCAGGTAACCACTCCTCCCAGGTGCTCGCCGCCATGGAGCATGCAGGCCTCACCGGCGCCGCCCATTATGTCCCCGGCTGGTCCCAGTGGAGTGCGAACCCACGCAACCCTGTGGAACGCTCAGCATAA
- a CDS encoding helix-turn-helix domain-containing protein, with protein MKIDELIALAGGQPTRVSKRSGVSRSTLKRVKDGTSEPTLSTLREVALALGLDITVDAGPASDPFAAAAARTLIDDSVPENPGDIDVVAWLDRFERWNINDPLTLVAEAGILQGIHLRPGARFMTVEPGELADLPDMFSQHNTQWALSGAAAATVLMGKVVNGPTVVWHDSTHPGQFGFGTPLDTAEDADVILVPAGATELAGSYAQGPLNFVAPVQLVIDLHSLGMLTEAEFLTRGWR; from the coding sequence GTGAAGATCGACGAATTGATTGCGCTCGCAGGTGGGCAGCCAACCCGGGTGTCCAAGCGCTCCGGGGTCTCCCGTTCCACCCTGAAACGGGTCAAGGACGGCACCAGCGAACCCACCCTGTCGACTCTGCGTGAGGTTGCCCTCGCCCTCGGACTGGATATCACCGTTGATGCCGGTCCCGCCTCTGATCCTTTCGCCGCAGCTGCTGCACGCACCCTCATCGATGATTCCGTCCCGGAGAACCCCGGGGATATTGATGTGGTGGCGTGGCTCGACCGTTTTGAACGCTGGAATATCAATGACCCCCTCACGTTGGTTGCTGAGGCAGGCATCCTCCAGGGCATCCACCTGCGCCCCGGCGCCAGGTTCATGACTGTGGAACCCGGGGAGCTGGCAGATCTTCCGGACATGTTCAGTCAGCACAACACCCAGTGGGCCCTGTCCGGTGCGGCTGCCGCCACGGTCCTCATGGGCAAGGTGGTGAATGGGCCGACAGTGGTGTGGCACGACTCCACCCACCCCGGGCAGTTCGGATTCGGTACCCCGCTGGATACCGCGGAAGACGCTGATGTGATTCTGGTACCAGCCGGAGCCACCGAGTTGGCAGGAAGCTACGCCCAGGGCCCGCTCAACTTCGTCGCTCCGGTGCAGCTGGTCATTGATCTCCACAGTCTGGGAATGCTCACGGAGGCGGAATTCCTCACCCGAGGCTGGCGCTGA